The following are encoded together in the Magnetospirillum gryphiswaldense MSR-1 v2 genome:
- the tnpB gene encoding IS66 family insertion sequence element accessory protein TnpB (TnpB, as the term is used for proteins encoded by IS66 family insertion elements, is considered an accessory protein, since TnpC, encoded by a neighboring gene, is a DDE family transposase.) — MIPVPTGVRVWLAVGRTDMRRGMNGLALQVQEALGRDPHAGDLFVFRGARGDLIKVLWHDGLGMSLYAKRLEKGRFIWPSPADGVVAISSAQLAYMLDGIDWRNPRHTFRPRSAG; from the coding sequence ATGATCCCGGTTCCGACGGGCGTCCGGGTCTGGCTGGCGGTCGGGCGGACGGACATGCGGCGCGGCATGAACGGCTTGGCGCTGCAGGTGCAGGAGGCGCTCGGCCGCGATCCCCACGCCGGTGACCTGTTCGTTTTCCGGGGTGCTCGGGGGGATCTGATCAAGGTCCTTTGGCACGACGGCCTGGGCATGTCGCTGTACGCCAAGCGCCTGGAGAAGGGGCGGTTCATCTGGCCCTCTCCGGCTGACGGCGTGGTGGCGATCTCGTCGGCCCAACTGGCCTACATGCTCGACGGGATCGACTGGCGCAACCCGCGCCACACCTTCCGCCCGCGAAGTGCCGGATAG
- a CDS encoding site-specific integrase, whose amino-acid sequence MSKLHLKDLTTGVFAGYRNERSKSCGPQQVRHELNLMGHIIRTATIDWDFPFGKNPVDLIRKPKIPPGRTRRLIPGELEKMREGMEKSESTYLIPMIEFAIETAMRRGEILGLEWRNFNFRTNTVLLPVTKNGHPRTVPLSSKAMDIIRSRFGLDDKRVFAVTETAVRLAFDRLMDRIRIDDLHFHDLRHEAITRLFERGLTVPEVALISGHREYRMLTRYTHISPEELVKKLG is encoded by the coding sequence ATGAGCAAGCTTCACCTGAAGGATTTGACCACCGGTGTCTTTGCGGGATACCGGAATGAACGGTCAAAGTCATGCGGCCCCCAGCAGGTTCGCCACGAGTTGAATCTGATGGGCCACATCATCCGCACCGCCACCATTGACTGGGATTTTCCATTCGGCAAAAACCCCGTCGACCTTATCCGCAAGCCCAAGATTCCGCCGGGAAGGACGCGGCGATTGATACCGGGCGAGTTGGAAAAGATGCGGGAGGGGATGGAGAAGTCCGAATCCACCTACTTGATCCCGATGATCGAGTTCGCCATAGAAACCGCCATGCGGCGTGGTGAAATCTTGGGTTTGGAGTGGCGAAACTTCAATTTCCGCACCAATACGGTTCTGCTGCCAGTGACCAAGAACGGCCATCCCCGCACCGTGCCGTTGAGCAGCAAAGCGATGGACATCATCCGCTCACGGTTTGGGTTGGATGATAAGCGGGTGTTCGCGGTGACCGAAACTGCAGTGCGGCTTGCGTTTGACCGGTTGATGGACAGGATCAGGATTGATGATCTGCACTTCCACGACCTACGGCACGAAGCCATCACCCGCTTGTTTGAGCGTGGGCTGACCGTGCCAGAAGTGGCGTTGATCAGCGGTCACCGGGAATACCGGATGCTGACGCGATACACGCATATTTCGCCCGAAGAACTGGTGAAGAAGCTTGGGTGA
- the tnpC gene encoding IS66 family transposase, translating into MEIGRETPTDDIDALRAELAVARARAAEDQALIAHQKLQIEKLKRELYGPQAERSARLIDQMELAFEELAAAATEDEITAEKAAARTTNVAAFTRNRPARKPFPEHLPRERVVEPAPSACSCCGGDRLRKIGEDVTETLEVIPRQWKVIQRVREKFSCRDCEKISQAPAPFHVTPRGWAGPSLLAMILFEKFGQHQPLNRQAERYAKEGVPLSLSTLADQVGAGCAALEPLIRRIEAHVFAAARLHGDDTTVPVLAKGKTDTGRCWVYVRDDRPFGGPAPPAAMFYYSRDRRGEHPQAHLAGYAGLLQADAYGGYGALYLPDRKPGPILEAACWAHARRPFFALADLAANARRKAEGRAASVISPLALEAVRRIDALFEIERAISGQDADRRRAIRQELSAPLVADLERWLTEKRAGLSRGNDLAKAMDYMLKRWPAFTRFLDDGRVCMTNNSAERALRGIALGRKSWLFAGSDRGGQRAASMYSLIVTAKMNDIDPQAWLADVLARIAGHPASRIDELLPWNWRNANPASAVAA; encoded by the coding sequence ATGGAAATCGGCCGCGAGACCCCGACAGACGACATCGACGCCCTGAGGGCGGAGCTGGCGGTCGCGCGCGCCAGGGCCGCCGAGGACCAGGCGCTGATCGCGCACCAGAAGCTGCAGATCGAGAAACTGAAGCGCGAACTCTACGGCCCCCAGGCGGAACGCTCGGCCCGCCTGATCGACCAGATGGAGCTGGCGTTCGAGGAACTGGCGGCGGCGGCCACCGAGGACGAGATCACCGCCGAGAAGGCCGCGGCGCGCACCACCAACGTGGCGGCCTTCACCCGCAACCGGCCTGCCCGCAAGCCGTTTCCCGAGCATTTGCCGCGCGAGCGGGTGGTCGAGCCGGCTCCGTCGGCCTGCTCCTGCTGCGGCGGTGACCGTCTGCGCAAGATCGGCGAGGACGTCACCGAGACCCTGGAGGTGATCCCGCGCCAGTGGAAGGTCATCCAGCGGGTCCGCGAGAAGTTCAGCTGCCGGGACTGCGAGAAGATCAGCCAGGCGCCGGCGCCCTTCCATGTGACCCCGCGCGGCTGGGCCGGCCCCAGCCTGCTGGCCATGATCCTGTTCGAGAAGTTCGGGCAGCACCAGCCGCTGAACCGCCAGGCCGAGCGCTATGCCAAGGAGGGTGTGCCGCTCAGCCTGTCCACGCTGGCCGACCAGGTGGGCGCCGGCTGCGCCGCCCTGGAGCCGTTGATCCGGCGCATCGAGGCCCATGTGTTTGCCGCCGCGCGTCTGCATGGCGACGACACCACGGTGCCCGTCCTGGCGAAGGGCAAGACCGACACCGGCCGATGTTGGGTCTATGTCCGCGACGACCGCCCCTTCGGCGGACCGGCACCACCGGCGGCCATGTTCTACTATTCGCGCGACCGGAGAGGTGAACACCCCCAGGCCCATCTCGCTGGGTATGCCGGGCTGCTCCAGGCGGACGCCTATGGGGGCTATGGCGCACTCTACCTGCCCGACCGAAAACCCGGGCCAATCCTGGAGGCCGCCTGCTGGGCGCATGCGAGGCGTCCGTTCTTCGCCCTAGCCGACCTGGCGGCCAATGCCCGCCGCAAGGCCGAGGGCCGGGCTGCCTCGGTGATCTCGCCCCTGGCGCTGGAGGCGGTCCGGCGCATCGACGCCCTGTTCGAGATCGAGCGCGCCATCAGCGGCCAGGACGCCGACCGGCGGCGGGCGATCCGCCAGGAGCTCAGCGCCCCCCTGGTCGCCGACCTGGAACGATGGCTGACGGAGAAGCGCGCCGGTCTGTCGCGAGGCAACGATCTTGCCAAGGCCATGGACTACATGCTGAAACGCTGGCCCGCCTTCACCCGCTTCCTCGACGACGGCCGCGTCTGCATGACCAACAATTCCGCCGAACGCGCCCTTCGTGGCATCGCGCTCGGCCGGAAGTCCTGGCTCTTCGCCGGGTCCGACCGCGGTGGACAGCGTGCCGCCTCCATGTACAGCCTCATCGTCACAGCCAAGATGAACGACATCGATCCGCAAGCCTGGCTGGCCGATGTCCTTGCACGGATCGCGGGTCACCCCGCCAGCCGCATCGACGAACTCCTGCCCTGGAACTGGCGGAACGCCAACCCGGCCTCCGCCGTCGCCGCCTGA
- a CDS encoding tyrosine-type recombinase/integrase, protein MKQAKVLSDQEVKRVLAVIAQDRHADRNRMAFMFSMLAGLRACEIASLTIGAVVDGQGKPKSEIYLAHTMTKGRKGRTVMVSERLQKEVARYIATTATIDPTKPLIASQKSNKPFSANTLVQLFRRIYAEAGVDGASSHSGRRSFITTLASKGVGARVLQHLAGHSSLATTQRYIDVNDAMLREAVNLLS, encoded by the coding sequence ATGAAGCAGGCGAAGGTTCTTTCCGACCAGGAAGTGAAGCGGGTGTTGGCCGTCATCGCCCAAGACCGCCACGCCGACCGCAACCGCATGGCCTTCATGTTCTCCATGTTGGCGGGCCTTCGGGCTTGTGAGATTGCCAGCTTGACCATCGGGGCCGTGGTGGATGGCCAGGGCAAGCCCAAGTCGGAAATCTACCTCGCCCATACGATGACCAAGGGGCGGAAGGGCCGAACCGTGATGGTGTCGGAACGGCTCCAGAAGGAAGTGGCCCGATACATCGCCACCACCGCTACCATTGACCCGACCAAGCCACTCATCGCCAGCCAGAAATCCAACAAGCCGTTCTCGGCCAACACCCTGGTCCAGTTGTTCCGCCGCATTTATGCGGAAGCGGGCGTTGACGGGGCGAGCAGCCATAGCGGTCGCCGGTCATTTATCACCACCCTGGCCAGCAAGGGCGTTGGGGCACGGGTACTCCAACACCTTGCCGGGCATTCCAGCCTTGCCACCACCCAACGCTACATCGACGTGAATGACGCCATGTTGCGGGAAGCCGTCAATTTGCTGAGTTAG
- a CDS encoding type I restriction-modification system subunit M, translated as MNAELHRTLWATADKLRSNMDAAEYKHVVLGLIFLKYISDTFEERRQELVVAFANPDHELYIGDDAASAELLEDRDYYTMANVFWVPESARWSIVRNQAKQPDIGKRIDDALIAIEHDNPRLKGILDKRFARVQLEPGRLGELIDLVSSIGFGEKDKAKDVLGQIYEYFLGQFASAEGKKGGQFYTPASVVKVLVEVLSPHKGKVYDPCCGSGGMFVQSEKFVEAHGGRFGDISIYGQEANPTTWRLVAMNLAIRGMDFNLGKEPADTFHRNQHPDLKADYVLANPPFNISDWGGDKLATDPRWVHGTPPTGNANYAWLQHILSHLKPAGSAGVVLANGSMSSNQNSEGTIRKAMVEADVVEVMVALPPQLFFNTQIPACLWFLNKDKSKNGRNRKGEVLFIDARKLGRLVTRVIRVFDDEDIEQIARTVHAWRQDGETTEAYADVLGFCRAVKLEEIAEHGFVLTPGRYVGAEEVEDDDATFADKMEILTATLAEQLEMGTELDEVIRERLGELGYAV; from the coding sequence ATGAACGCCGAACTCCACCGGACCCTTTGGGCGACTGCCGATAAGCTGCGGTCCAACATGGATGCTGCCGAATACAAGCACGTCGTCCTGGGGTTGATCTTCCTCAAATACATTTCGGATACGTTCGAGGAACGGCGGCAGGAATTGGTGGTGGCATTCGCCAACCCGGATCATGAGCTTTATATCGGGGATGACGCGGCCAGTGCCGAACTGCTGGAAGACCGCGATTATTACACGATGGCGAACGTCTTCTGGGTGCCGGAATCGGCCCGGTGGTCCATTGTCCGCAATCAGGCCAAACAGCCCGATATCGGCAAGCGGATTGATGATGCCCTGATCGCCATTGAACACGACAATCCCCGCCTCAAGGGCATCCTCGACAAGCGGTTTGCCCGTGTGCAGTTGGAGCCGGGCCGTCTGGGCGAACTGATCGATCTGGTTTCGTCCATCGGCTTTGGCGAGAAGGACAAGGCCAAGGATGTCCTGGGGCAGATATACGAATATTTCCTGGGCCAGTTCGCCAGTGCCGAGGGCAAGAAGGGCGGGCAGTTCTATACCCCCGCCTCGGTGGTGAAGGTACTGGTCGAGGTGCTGTCACCCCACAAGGGCAAGGTCTATGACCCGTGCTGCGGTTCCGGGGGCATGTTCGTTCAGTCGGAAAAATTCGTAGAAGCCCACGGTGGCCGATTTGGCGACATCTCCATCTATGGCCAGGAAGCCAACCCCACAACATGGCGGCTGGTGGCGATGAACCTTGCCATCCGTGGCATGGACTTCAACCTGGGCAAGGAGCCCGCCGACACCTTCCATCGGAATCAGCATCCTGACTTGAAGGCCGATTACGTCCTGGCCAATCCACCCTTTAACATTTCCGATTGGGGTGGCGACAAGCTGGCGACCGATCCCCGTTGGGTTCATGGCACGCCACCAACTGGCAATGCCAATTATGCTTGGTTGCAGCACATCCTTTCCCACCTCAAGCCAGCGGGCAGTGCCGGTGTGGTGCTGGCCAACGGCTCCATGTCATCCAATCAGAACAGCGAAGGCACCATCCGCAAGGCGATGGTCGAGGCGGACGTGGTCGAGGTGATGGTTGCCCTGCCGCCCCAATTGTTCTTCAACACCCAGATTCCTGCCTGCCTCTGGTTCCTCAACAAGGACAAGAGCAAGAACGGGCGGAACCGAAAGGGCGAGGTGCTGTTCATAGATGCCCGCAAGCTGGGCCGGTTGGTGACCCGCGTGATCCGCGTGTTTGATGACGAAGACATTGAGCAGATCGCCCGCACCGTCCATGCATGGCGGCAGGACGGCGAAACCACCGAAGCCTATGCCGACGTTCTCGGTTTTTGCCGTGCCGTGAAGCTGGAGGAAATTGCCGAACACGGCTTCGTCCTTACCCCTGGCCGCTATGTCGGGGCCGAAGAGGTTGAAGATGACGATGCTACCTTTGCCGACAAGATGGAGATTTTGACCGCGACTTTGGCCGAACAATTGGA
- a CDS encoding DNA adenine methylase, with the protein MVNKSMRDLRIEMGAFAPIPSNNASPLNYIGGKAKVAERLWRLRPVAASFDTIIDPFFGGGATPLTFARLDAHRKKHYRVRDMFGPTVSFWQVLQAQPWELAKAVDILLHRFADGRALYMACLEHIKEWQATGQGSVAAAAAYYIHTHTCVPAKQLHLLPRGYGPLRATKWLSNAKGTTGRLIRWSALIADWDIRQQDYKATMAEAIELGDRAFAFIDPPYEGQDADLYDCSFTADDHDRLGGLVSAAGRNGAKCMVTINHSPVNNRRYADHFRLLREQVYAVNEPGTDQKKVGTELVVLTYEPPCFQNMVANNNWRFAVKV; encoded by the coding sequence ATGGTTAATAAATCCATGCGTGACCTTCGCATCGAGATGGGGGCTTTCGCCCCTATCCCGAGCAACAATGCCAGCCCGTTGAACTACATCGGCGGCAAGGCCAAGGTGGCGGAAAGGCTTTGGCGTCTTCGCCCGGTTGCGGCGAGCTTCGACACCATCATCGATCCCTTCTTTGGCGGCGGTGCCACACCGCTGACGTTTGCCCGGTTGGACGCTCATCGTAAAAAGCACTACCGGGTGCGTGACATGTTCGGCCCGACCGTAAGCTTCTGGCAGGTTCTGCAGGCCCAGCCTTGGGAATTGGCTAAAGCGGTTGATATTTTGCTTCACCGGTTTGCCGACGGTCGTGCCCTGTACATGGCTTGCCTTGAGCACATCAAGGAATGGCAGGCCACAGGCCAGGGTTCGGTGGCGGCGGCTGCAGCCTACTATATTCACACGCACACCTGCGTGCCTGCGAAACAGCTCCATTTGCTGCCCCGTGGGTACGGCCCGTTGCGGGCAACCAAGTGGCTGAGTAATGCGAAAGGGACCACCGGCAGGTTGATCCGGTGGTCAGCACTGATCGCGGATTGGGATATCAGGCAGCAGGATTATAAGGCGACAATGGCCGAGGCCATCGAACTTGGAGATAGGGCGTTCGCCTTCATCGATCCGCCCTACGAAGGGCAAGATGCGGACCTGTATGATTGTTCGTTCACTGCCGACGATCACGACCGCTTGGGGGGCTTGGTTTCGGCTGCCGGGCGGAATGGTGCCAAATGCATGGTCACCATCAACCATTCGCCCGTGAACAACCGGCGATATGCCGATCATTTCCGCTTGTTGCGTGAACAGGTATATGCGGTCAACGAGCCGGGAACCGATCAAAAAAAGGTCGGAACCGAACTGGTGGTTTTGACTTATGAGCCGCCATGTTTCCAAAATATGGTTGCCAACAATAACTGGCGATTTGCTGTCAAGGTCTGA
- a CDS encoding class I SAM-dependent methyltransferase, translating into MLCRLAKSVDWNTLRQQWDSLADTRLEQITSGKDITYNHVLMPEIAKGLKGKKFTNGLDVGCGVGVMANMISNYCDKVIGIDISGKSIAVADNLFSSTDVTFINDSIEGYAISSGFRHDFVLANMFLMDTPNLESSLNAISTSMTDGGYFLSVIPHPAFWPAHYGYADKEWFSYSDEIAVEMEFHISLETNPLMSIHFHRPLEIYIAKLLNAGFTITKFREVSPSPKAMLLYPKPWSVPRYLMIGCTKRSR; encoded by the coding sequence ATGCTCTGCCGACTTGCTAAGTCCGTTGACTGGAATACGCTTAGACAGCAATGGGACAGCCTTGCTGATACAAGGCTTGAGCAAATTACCTCTGGCAAAGACATTACATACAATCATGTGCTAATGCCTGAAATCGCAAAGGGCCTAAAAGGAAAAAAGTTTACCAATGGCCTTGATGTGGGTTGTGGTGTTGGAGTCATGGCAAATATGATTTCAAATTATTGTGACAAGGTAATCGGCATTGATATAAGTGGGAAGTCGATTGCAGTAGCAGATAACTTATTTTCCAGCACAGACGTAACTTTTATCAATGACAGCATTGAAGGATACGCAATCTCATCGGGATTTCGCCACGACTTTGTGCTGGCCAATATGTTTCTAATGGACACCCCAAATTTAGAATCGTCATTAAATGCCATCAGCACGTCGATGACTGACGGCGGATACTTTTTATCGGTAATTCCTCACCCGGCGTTTTGGCCAGCTCATTATGGTTATGCCGATAAAGAGTGGTTTTCTTACAGTGATGAAATAGCTGTTGAGATGGAGTTTCACATTTCTCTCGAAACCAATCCCTTGATGAGCATTCATTTCCATCGCCCACTGGAAATTTATATCGCCAAATTACTCAACGCGGGTTTCACAATAACCAAATTCCGGGAAGTCTCCCCAAGCCCTAAGGCGATGCTCCTTTACCCGAAACCATGGTCGGTTCCTCGCTACCTGATGATTGGATGCACCAAACGATCTCGGTAA
- the tnpA gene encoding IS66-like element accessory protein TnpA gives MDRNSTGRRRNRSWPEDLKREIVAATYEPGASVAGVARRYGVNDNQVFTWRKRFGGQQGETVPAHMVPVVVAEDMAASGRKEASSSAGVVEIDLAGGYRVRVGDGVGAQLLCRVLDVLERR, from the coding sequence ATGGACAGAAACTCGACCGGGCGGCGGCGGAACCGTTCTTGGCCTGAGGATCTGAAGCGGGAGATCGTCGCGGCGACCTACGAGCCCGGGGCCTCTGTGGCCGGGGTGGCGCGGCGGTACGGGGTCAACGACAATCAGGTTTTCACTTGGCGCAAGCGTTTCGGGGGACAACAGGGCGAGACGGTGCCGGCCCATATGGTGCCGGTGGTGGTGGCCGAGGACATGGCGGCCTCCGGGCGGAAGGAAGCCTCTTCTTCTGCCGGCGTGGTGGAGATCGATCTGGCTGGTGGCTACCGTGTCCGTGTCGGCGATGGTGTCGGTGCCCAGCTGCTGTGCCGGGTCTTGGACGTGCTGGAGCGGCGATGA